Proteins encoded in a region of the Flavobacteriaceae bacterium HL-DH10 genome:
- a CDS encoding endonuclease/exonuclease/phosphatase family protein, with protein MKPLKFFILSLFLCVFININAQEKIFKIHTIAFYNLENLFDTINDPNKLDEYSPMMELKTNRSVVYLKKIKNMAQVISEIGVDITKNSPAIIGVAEIENKQVLNDLVNDSILLRKNYGIIHFDSPDARGIDVALLYQKKIFTPIASSKHELKIYDDSRKRVYTRDQLLVSGNLDGELIHVIVCHWPSRRGGEQRSRPKRVAAAKVSKHLVDSLQTINPYAKIFIMGDLNDNPTNKSVKDILKAKKDRQKVELKGVYNPFETFYNNGEGTTAYRDSWSLFDQIMVTKPLLEKDYSTFRYYKAGIYNKNYLITNTGKYKGYPHRSWSNGGFDNGYSDHFPVYTYIIKEVPAAIQTSYQKTKTN; from the coding sequence ATGAAACCTCTTAAATTCTTTATTCTTTCTTTGTTTTTATGTGTATTTATTAATATCAATGCACAAGAAAAAATATTTAAAATTCACACTATTGCCTTTTATAATTTGGAAAATTTATTTGACACCATTAATGACCCAAACAAATTAGATGAATATAGTCCTATGATGGAACTTAAAACAAATAGAAGTGTTGTTTACCTAAAGAAAATTAAAAACATGGCTCAGGTTATATCAGAAATTGGTGTAGATATTACTAAAAATAGTCCTGCTATAATTGGTGTTGCCGAAATTGAAAACAAACAGGTACTAAATGATTTGGTTAACGATTCTATTTTGTTGAGAAAAAATTATGGTATTATACATTTTGATTCTCCTGATGCTAGAGGTATTGATGTAGCGCTTTTATATCAGAAAAAAATATTTACACCTATAGCATCAAGTAAACATGAACTGAAAATTTATGATGATTCAAGAAAACGAGTTTATACAAGAGACCAATTATTGGTTAGTGGAAACTTAGATGGCGAGCTTATTCATGTTATTGTTTGCCACTGGCCATCGCGTCGTGGTGGTGAACAACGAAGCAGACCAAAACGTGTGGCTGCTGCTAAAGTTAGTAAACACTTAGTTGATTCCTTACAAACCATAAACCCATATGCAAAAATTTTTATTATGGGTGATTTAAATGATAACCCAACAAACAAAAGTGTAAAAGACATTTTAAAAGCTAAAAAAGACAGACAAAAAGTTGAATTAAAAGGTGTTTATAATCCTTTTGAAACGTTTTATAATAATGGCGAAGGAACAACAGCCTATAGAGATTCATGGAGTTTATTTGATCAAATTATGGTAACGAAACCTTTACTAGAAAAAGACTATTCCACTTTTAGATATTATAAAGCAGGTATCTATAACAAAAACTACTTAATTACTAATACAGGGAAATATAAAGGTTATCCTCACAGAAGTTGGTCAAATGGCGGGTTTGATAATGGTTATAGCGACCATTTCCCTGTTTATACTTATATTATAAAGGAAGTCCCAGCTGCCATTCAGACATCTTACCAAAAAACTAAAACCAACTAA
- a CDS encoding endonuclease, which produces MKNLFIYTLTFLCAISSFGQIQSYYNGLDLTNTGEDLFLELSTRLKSTHISIPYTSTATDTWDVLKQAEEDPDNPSNVLLIYGFDDTDGDYKTDRTRAKTETDTGGGDPGKWNREHIFAKSIANPILVTDDPGPGTDVHNLRPADSEWNSLRSNRKFTDGSGDSKIIAGNGGWYPGDEWKGDVARAIMYMYLRYNGDGSKTSETQCFPKAIGYGNVLSADPNMIDLFLKWNAEDPVSDFEDQHNPVAEGIQGNRNPFIDNPYLATLIWGGLIAEDRWDLNDNSDTEAPSLPENLIATTIKDDEIEISWDASTDNVNVIDYLIYLDGVYLQSTSTTSTLIENLFSNTTYQITIKARDNSSNLSAASEILNVTTLQGPIVLFSEDFENCGDLNFFTYSESSTKDWICSPQYGENNSGSIGINGYQQVTLSKDWLITSNSIDFDTSSGEKLSFYTDAAYGSSTLELVYSSDYDKTDGPENFTWTAVPNVTIPLHSDGSGTEEVYTFTDIDISEITGSVYFAFKYYSNNEPTRWTVDSFEIIAGNSLAIDDFNTENSIVKAYPNPNDGSFSITVPLVEKEVVVELYSIQSQLISRKSHIVNDGIVKMNIQEKPAGLYIVKVHLESKLNDIALKVVKG; this is translated from the coding sequence ATGAAAAATCTATTCATTTATACACTCACTTTTTTATGTGCCATTTCTTCTTTTGGGCAAATTCAATCTTATTATAATGGTCTCGATTTGACAAATACTGGTGAAGATTTATTTTTAGAATTATCAACTAGATTAAAATCTACTCACATATCAATTCCCTATACATCTACAGCAACTGATACTTGGGATGTTTTAAAGCAAGCGGAAGAAGATCCAGATAACCCTTCAAATGTATTATTGATTTATGGTTTTGATGATACAGATGGAGATTATAAAACAGATAGAACAAGAGCGAAAACGGAGACTGATACTGGTGGTGGCGATCCAGGTAAATGGAATAGAGAACATATTTTTGCAAAGTCTATAGCAAATCCTATTTTAGTAACTGATGACCCAGGTCCTGGAACTGATGTACATAATTTAAGACCAGCTGATTCAGAATGGAATTCGCTGCGTAGTAATCGTAAATTTACAGATGGAAGTGGTGATTCTAAAATTATAGCAGGCAATGGTGGCTGGTATCCAGGTGATGAATGGAAAGGAGATGTTGCACGTGCAATTATGTACATGTATTTACGGTATAATGGTGATGGATCTAAGACGTCTGAAACACAATGTTTTCCTAAAGCAATAGGCTACGGCAACGTATTATCTGCAGATCCTAATATGATAGATTTATTTTTAAAATGGAACGCTGAAGACCCAGTTTCTGATTTTGAAGACCAACATAACCCAGTTGCAGAGGGAATTCAAGGTAATAGAAATCCGTTTATAGATAATCCGTATTTAGCAACCCTTATTTGGGGTGGTTTAATAGCTGAAGACCGTTGGGATTTAAATGATAATTCAGATACTGAAGCACCAAGTTTGCCTGAAAACCTAATAGCAACAACTATTAAAGATGATGAAATTGAAATTAGTTGGGATGCTTCTACAGATAATGTTAATGTCATTGATTATTTAATTTATTTAGATGGCGTGTATTTACAATCAACATCAACAACCTCTACTTTAATTGAAAATTTATTTTCAAACACAACATATCAAATTACTATTAAAGCTAGAGACAATTCTTCTAACTTGTCCGCTGCAAGTGAGATTTTGAATGTTACAACTTTACAGGGACCTATAGTTTTATTTTCAGAAGATTTTGAAAATTGTGGTGATTTGAATTTCTTTACTTATAGTGAAAGTAGTACTAAAGATTGGATATGTAGCCCGCAATACGGAGAGAATAATTCAGGTTCGATAGGTATTAACGGCTACCAACAGGTTACTTTAAGTAAAGATTGGTTAATCACATCTAATTCAATTGATTTTGATACAAGTTCTGGAGAAAAATTAAGTTTTTATACTGATGCTGCTTATGGTTCATCTACATTAGAATTAGTGTATTCATCAGATTATGATAAAACAGATGGTCCAGAAAATTTCACTTGGACAGCAGTACCAAACGTTACAATCCCTTTGCATTCTGATGGGTCAGGAACAGAAGAAGTATACACCTTTACTGATATAGATATTAGTGAAATTACTGGCTCTGTTTATTTTGCATTTAAATACTATTCAAACAATGAACCGACTCGTTGGACGGTTGACAGTTTTGAGATTATTGCTGGAAATTCTCTTGCTATTGATGATTTTAATACTGAAAACTCCATAGTAAAAGCATACCCAAACCCAAATGATGGGAGTTTTAGCATTACTGTTCCTTTAGTTGAAAAAGAAGTTGTTGTAGAGTTATATTCCATACAATCTCAATTAATTTCTAGAAAATCACACATCGTTAATGATGGAATAGTAAAAATGAATATACAAGAAAAACCAGCTGGTTTATATATAGTTAAAGTACATTTAGAAAGTAAACTTAATGATATAGCTTTAAAAGTTGTAAAAGGATAG
- a CDS encoding carboxypeptidase-like regulatory domain-containing protein, whose amino-acid sequence MKKTTHFLMLTVGFLFSTVIMAQSTISGTILEAGTNMSLPGANVIEKGTTNGVVTDFDGNFSIKTESNQGEIVITYVGYTSKTFSFSGDKVMGNIELESSQVGLEEIQIIASVAVDRKTPVAVSTIKAADISLKLSTQEFPEILKATPGVYATRSGGGYGDGRVSLRGFSSENVAVMINGVPVNDMENGRVYWSNWAGLGDVTSSMQVQRGLGASKVAVPSIGGTINILTKSTDAEAGGNVFTGIANDGYLKYGMTYSTGLSDKGFAATVSASKISGDGYIDGGEFSGYNYFISLSQQLNEKNRLTFTAFGAQQTHGQRFNRSTISELLDTDSGPQKANKDWGYKNGEVYHQSYNFYHKPQISLNHLWNINDKSALSTALYASFGSGGGRRDEGSKIGSSDYRIGGAGLQPIDFDKVVEENIANGTAGSSDIISSSRNSHEWYGLLSTYKNRINEKLTVSGGLDARYYVGSHWYEVDDLLGGQFFLDNESDTYAFGKPLRVGDKYNKDYDGVVVRSGLFGQAEYQVNESLNLFMAADVSNTNYQQKEYMNSEIIGTRNSEKVNFVGYGIKGGGNYNLDINNNVFVNVGYFSKAPFLDTVFQDEDGIDANQDAENEKVFSLELGYGYRSDKLSANVNLYMTSWLDKAINGSLPGPSSSDELVFYNLLGMDALHQGIEVDFRYKLSDEFTVTGMASIGDWQWKSDVSAIIRSQDGTPVGEVDVFAKDLKVGDAAQTTFALGASYKFAIKSSLYVDYNYAGDMFASYQVTSRGEAGLPDTWEVPEYGLFDVGVSHVFNMGSFEAVLNGKINNVFNTEYVSDANDVDGTAATALVYYGAGRTYSVGLKVNF is encoded by the coding sequence ATGAAAAAAACTACGCATTTTTTAATGTTAACTGTAGGATTCTTGTTTTCTACAGTAATTATGGCTCAAAGTACTATCTCGGGTACTATTTTAGAAGCTGGAACAAACATGTCTTTACCTGGAGCTAATGTTATTGAAAAAGGTACAACTAATGGAGTTGTTACCGATTTTGATGGTAATTTCTCTATAAAGACTGAATCTAATCAGGGAGAAATTGTAATTACTTATGTGGGTTACACCTCTAAAACTTTTTCTTTTTCTGGAGATAAAGTTATGGGTAATATTGAACTTGAATCTAGTCAAGTTGGTTTAGAAGAGATTCAAATTATAGCTTCTGTGGCTGTCGATAGAAAAACACCAGTAGCTGTTTCTACTATTAAAGCTGCAGATATTTCTTTAAAATTAAGCACACAAGAATTTCCAGAAATATTAAAAGCAACACCAGGTGTTTATGCTACTAGATCTGGTGGTGGTTATGGTGATGGTAGAGTTTCCTTGAGAGGTTTTAGCTCTGAAAATGTTGCTGTAATGATTAACGGAGTTCCTGTTAATGATATGGAAAACGGCCGTGTTTATTGGTCTAACTGGGCAGGTTTAGGTGATGTTACTTCTTCAATGCAGGTTCAAAGGGGGTTAGGAGCTTCAAAAGTTGCAGTGCCTTCTATTGGAGGAACTATTAACATTTTAACTAAAAGTACTGATGCAGAAGCAGGTGGGAATGTTTTCACTGGAATTGCAAATGATGGCTACTTAAAATATGGAATGACTTATTCTACAGGATTATCTGACAAAGGATTTGCCGCAACGGTTAGTGCATCAAAAATATCTGGTGATGGATATATTGATGGCGGAGAATTTTCAGGATATAATTACTTTATAAGTTTATCTCAACAATTAAATGAAAAGAACAGGTTAACATTTACTGCGTTTGGTGCACAACAAACGCATGGACAACGTTTTAATCGTTCTACGATTTCAGAATTATTAGATACAGATTCTGGACCACAAAAGGCTAATAAAGATTGGGGTTATAAAAATGGAGAAGTATATCACCAATCTTATAATTTTTATCACAAACCTCAAATATCTTTAAATCATTTATGGAACATTAATGATAAGTCGGCATTATCGACAGCATTATATGCTTCATTTGGATCTGGAGGTGGTCGAAGAGATGAAGGATCTAAAATAGGATCAAGCGATTATAGAATAGGTGGTGCAGGATTGCAGCCAATTGATTTTGACAAAGTCGTTGAAGAAAATATAGCTAATGGAACAGCAGGTTCTTCAGACATTATTTCTTCTTCTAGAAATTCTCATGAATGGTATGGACTATTATCGACTTACAAAAATAGAATTAACGAGAAGTTAACTGTTTCTGGAGGTTTAGATGCACGTTACTATGTGGGGTCGCACTGGTATGAGGTAGATGATTTATTAGGAGGACAATTTTTCTTAGATAATGAGTCTGATACGTATGCTTTTGGTAAACCTTTAAGAGTTGGAGATAAATACAATAAGGATTACGATGGTGTTGTTGTAAGATCAGGTCTTTTTGGTCAAGCAGAATATCAGGTTAATGAATCGTTAAATTTATTTATGGCTGCTGATGTTTCAAATACTAATTATCAACAAAAAGAGTATATGAATAGTGAAATTATTGGTACTAGAAATTCTGAGAAAGTTAATTTTGTTGGATATGGAATTAAAGGTGGAGGTAACTATAACCTAGATATAAATAATAATGTATTTGTTAATGTTGGGTATTTTTCAAAAGCACCATTCTTAGATACGGTATTCCAAGATGAAGATGGAATTGATGCTAATCAAGACGCGGAAAATGAAAAAGTATTTAGTCTTGAGCTGGGTTATGGATATAGAAGCGATAAGCTATCTGCCAATGTTAACCTATATATGACAAGCTGGTTAGATAAAGCTATAAATGGTTCTCTACCAGGACCGTCTTCAAGTGATGAGTTAGTTTTTTACAATCTACTTGGTATGGATGCTTTACATCAAGGTATAGAAGTTGATTTTAGATATAAACTATCAGACGAATTTACTGTTACAGGTATGGCATCTATTGGTGATTGGCAATGGAAAAGTGACGTGTCGGCAATTATTAGAAGTCAGGACGGCACACCAGTAGGTGAGGTTGATGTGTTTGCAAAAGATTTAAAAGTTGGTGATGCAGCACAAACTACATTTGCCTTGGGAGCAAGTTATAAATTTGCTATCAAATCAAGCCTTTATGTAGATTATAACTACGCTGGAGATATGTTTGCTTCTTACCAAGTTACAAGTAGGGGCGAAGCAGGACTTCCTGATACATGGGAAGTTCCAGAATACGGTTTGTTTGATGTAGGTGTAAGCCATGTATTTAATATGGGTTCATTTGAAGCTGTGTTAAATGGTAAAATAAATAATGTATTTAATACAGAATATGTATCAGATGCAAATGATGTAGATGGAACGGCTGCAACCGCTTTAGTATATTATGGAGCAGGTAGAACGTATAGTGTAGGATTAAAAGTAAATTTTTAA
- the pgi gene encoding glucose-6-phosphate isomerase, translated as MALPTINPTTTEAWKKLQQHFNSVKDVHMKDLFAQDKERANKFTVKWDDFYVDFSKNRITEETLKLLIELANEVKLKDAIKSQFSGEIINETEGRAVLHTALRAPKNSNFTVDGVNVMPEIYQVKQKIEAFTNEVVNGERKGFTGKAFTDVVNIGIGGSDLGPAMVVDSLQYYKNHLTTHFVSNVDGDHVNEVIKKLDPETTLFVVVSKTFTTQETLSNANTLKDWFLQSATEDAIAKHFVAVSTNIANVKAFGVDENNIFPMWDWVGGRFSLWSAVGLSISLAVGYNNFDSLLQGANKMDNHFKNEDFKNNIPVVLALISVWYNNFFDAESEAIIPYSQYLNQFATYLQQGIMESNGKSVDRNGNPIDYQTGTIIWGEPGTNSQHAFFQLIHQGTKLIPADFIGFANALHGNKDHQDKLMSNFFAQTEALLNGKSEAEVISEGATGDLIPFKVFQGNKPTNTIFINRLSPESLGELIAMYEHKIFVQGVIWNIFSYDQFGVELGKQLATKILQEFNNISNNEHDSSTSNLLNYYKNLT; from the coding sequence ATGGCGTTACCAACTATAAATCCTACAACAACAGAAGCATGGAAAAAACTTCAACAACATTTTAATTCTGTAAAAGATGTTCATATGAAAGATTTATTTGCTCAAGATAAAGAACGAGCAAATAAGTTTACTGTTAAGTGGGATGATTTCTATGTAGATTTTTCAAAAAACAGGATTACAGAAGAAACTTTAAAGCTTTTAATTGAATTAGCTAATGAAGTTAAATTAAAAGACGCTATTAAGAGTCAGTTTTCTGGCGAAATAATAAATGAAACTGAAGGAAGAGCTGTTTTGCATACCGCATTACGTGCGCCTAAAAACTCCAATTTTACTGTAGATGGTGTTAATGTGATGCCAGAGATTTATCAAGTAAAGCAAAAAATTGAGGCATTTACTAATGAGGTGGTAAATGGTGAAAGAAAAGGTTTTACTGGTAAGGCATTTACCGATGTGGTTAATATTGGAATTGGAGGTTCCGATTTAGGACCTGCGATGGTTGTAGATTCTCTTCAATATTATAAAAACCATTTAACAACACATTTTGTTAGTAATGTAGATGGCGATCATGTTAACGAGGTCATTAAAAAATTAGATCCGGAAACGACTCTTTTTGTTGTTGTTTCAAAAACATTTACTACACAGGAAACGTTATCTAATGCCAATACTTTAAAAGACTGGTTTTTACAATCGGCAACAGAAGATGCTATTGCAAAACATTTTGTAGCAGTATCAACTAATATTGCTAATGTTAAAGCTTTTGGAGTAGATGAAAACAATATTTTTCCAATGTGGGATTGGGTTGGTGGTCGTTTTTCACTTTGGAGTGCTGTGGGCTTAAGTATTAGTTTAGCTGTAGGTTATAATAATTTTGATAGTTTGCTACAAGGTGCTAATAAAATGGATAATCATTTTAAAAATGAAGATTTTAAAAATAATATCCCTGTTGTTTTAGCATTAATAAGTGTTTGGTATAATAACTTTTTTGATGCGGAGAGTGAAGCTATTATTCCTTATTCTCAATATTTGAATCAGTTTGCAACCTATTTGCAACAAGGTATTATGGAGAGTAATGGTAAAAGTGTTGATAGAAATGGAAACCCAATAGACTATCAAACAGGAACTATTATTTGGGGTGAACCTGGAACTAATTCGCAACATGCTTTTTTTCAGTTAATCCATCAAGGAACAAAATTAATACCTGCCGATTTTATTGGTTTTGCTAATGCATTACATGGAAATAAAGATCATCAAGATAAATTAATGTCCAACTTTTTTGCACAAACAGAAGCGCTTTTAAATGGGAAAAGTGAAGCTGAAGTTATTTCTGAAGGAGCAACAGGAGATTTAATACCTTTTAAAGTGTTTCAAGGAAACAAACCAACAAATACTATATTTATTAATAGGTTGTCACCAGAAAGCTTAGGTGAGTTAATAGCCATGTATGAGCACAAAATATTTGTACAAGGTGTCATTTGGAATATTTTTAGTTACGATCAATTTGGTGTAGAGCTAGGTAAACAACTGGCAACTAAAATTTTACAAGAATTTAACAATATAAGTAATAACGAACATGATTCTTCTACTTCTAATTTGTTAAATTACTATAAGAATTTAACTTAG
- a CDS encoding peptidoglycan DD-metalloendopeptidase family protein, whose amino-acid sequence MDNTRNRKLGNRYLILTLLILLFIGCKEEPKTKLVEEELAAVEIPKELYEFGFKLNDFVVKRDTIKKGDSFGEILERNRIGYPKIFHIAEKAKDSFDIRRLQIGKPYTLLCSKDSLELPKCFIYQPNLEEYVVINFHDSIHTYTSRKPIKYVEKIATGIINNNISQTLEEQGLSQRLAYKMADEIYAWTIDFRRLQKGDRFKVIYTDKYIDDTIYTGVHNIKAAFFEHNSEPFYAFEFETDSVKGIVDYFNDEAKNLRRAFLKAPVKFKRISSRYNLKRRIAVYGYKVRPHKGTDFAAAIGTPIMATANGTVTESKRRGGNGNYVKIRHNATYETQYLHMSKRKAKVGQFVKQGDVIGWVGMTGNTGGPHVCYRFWKNGRQVDPFKQKLPEAKPISDSLKVKYLDFIKPIKTQLDAIPFEESKSEETLNNNLVTLNH is encoded by the coding sequence ATGGACAATACAAGAAATAGAAAATTGGGGAATAGATATTTAATATTAACGTTATTAATATTGCTATTTATTGGTTGTAAAGAAGAACCAAAAACAAAATTAGTAGAAGAAGAATTAGCAGCAGTTGAAATACCTAAAGAATTATATGAATTTGGGTTTAAATTAAATGACTTTGTTGTTAAAAGAGATACTATAAAAAAAGGAGATAGTTTTGGAGAAATTCTTGAAAGAAATAGAATTGGTTATCCTAAAATATTTCATATCGCCGAAAAAGCTAAAGATAGTTTTGATATAAGACGTCTTCAAATTGGCAAACCATATACCTTACTTTGTTCTAAAGATTCTTTAGAGTTACCAAAATGTTTTATATATCAACCAAATTTAGAAGAGTATGTCGTTATTAATTTTCACGATTCTATTCATACCTATACGAGTAGAAAACCTATAAAGTATGTTGAAAAAATAGCCACAGGTATTATTAATAATAATATTTCTCAAACTTTAGAAGAGCAAGGTTTAAGTCAGCGTTTAGCCTATAAAATGGCAGATGAAATTTATGCATGGACTATTGATTTTAGGCGTCTTCAAAAAGGAGATCGTTTCAAAGTGATTTATACAGATAAATATATAGATGATACCATTTATACAGGTGTTCATAATATTAAAGCTGCTTTTTTTGAGCACAATAGTGAACCTTTTTATGCTTTTGAATTTGAAACAGATTCTGTAAAAGGTATTGTAGATTATTTTAATGATGAAGCCAAAAATTTACGTCGTGCCTTTTTAAAAGCACCAGTGAAATTTAAACGTATATCATCCAGATATAATTTAAAAAGAAGAATTGCAGTTTATGGTTATAAAGTGCGCCCACACAAAGGAACCGATTTTGCTGCAGCTATAGGAACACCTATTATGGCAACTGCTAATGGTACTGTTACAGAGTCTAAAAGACGAGGAGGAAATGGTAATTATGTAAAAATAAGACATAATGCGACCTACGAAACGCAATACCTTCATATGAGTAAGCGTAAGGCTAAGGTTGGTCAGTTTGTAAAACAAGGTGATGTTATTGGTTGGGTAGGCATGACAGGTAATACGGGAGGACCGCATGTATGTTATCGTTTTTGGAAAAATGGTAGACAGGTTGATCCATTTAAACAAAAATTACCAGAGGCAAAGCCAATTTCAGATTCATTAAAAGTAAAGTATTTAGATTTTATAAAACCAATAAAAACTCAATTGGATGCGATTCCATTTGAAGAATCTAAATCTGAAGAAACATTAAATAATAATTTAGTCACATTAAACCATTAG
- a CDS encoding tryptophan 2,3-dioxygenase family protein, which translates to MLNSKPLNYWDYIQTDALLNLQVQRTVFKDEMVFIMYHQINELLFKMILWEIDQVAKTDEVDAILFTSKLMRISRYFDMLTSSFSIMKDGMDVDDYNKFRTTLTPASGFQSAQYRKIEFASTELINLIDKRFRDTIDRNSSYENAFEHLYWQAAGKDYKTGKKSYTLTVFEERYKDEFIRFTKFYQTNNLYSKFKELPKEARENKDLVDAMRHYDYTVNIKWVMAHYNTANHYLKIGGKTAEATGGSEWVKYMHPKYQKRIFFPELWTIQEIENWGIDI; encoded by the coding sequence TTGTTAAATAGTAAACCTTTAAATTATTGGGATTATATTCAAACAGATGCTTTATTAAATCTTCAAGTACAACGTACGGTTTTTAAAGATGAAATGGTTTTCATCATGTATCATCAAATAAATGAACTTTTATTTAAAATGATACTTTGGGAGATAGATCAGGTGGCTAAAACAGATGAGGTTGATGCAATTCTATTTACTTCTAAACTCATGCGTATTAGTCGTTATTTTGATATGCTAACGTCGTCTTTTAGCATTATGAAAGATGGTATGGATGTAGACGATTATAATAAGTTTAGAACCACATTAACACCTGCAAGCGGATTTCAAAGTGCACAATACAGAAAGATTGAATTTGCGTCTACCGAACTTATAAATCTTATTGATAAACGTTTTAGAGATACAATTGATAGAAATTCATCTTACGAAAATGCTTTTGAGCATTTGTATTGGCAAGCTGCGGGAAAAGATTATAAAACAGGAAAAAAAAGTTATACATTAACAGTTTTTGAAGAGAGATATAAAGACGAATTTATTAGATTTACCAAATTTTATCAAACTAACAATTTGTACTCTAAATTTAAAGAACTTCCAAAAGAAGCTAGAGAAAACAAAGACTTAGTTGATGCTATGCGTCATTACGATTATACCGTTAATATAAAGTGGGTGATGGCACATTATAATACAGCAAATCATTATTTAAAAATAGGCGGAAAAACGGCCGAAGCAACAGGAGGAAGTGAATGGGTAAAATACATGCATCCAAAATATCAAAAGAGAATATTTTTTCCAGAGTTATGGACAATACAAGAAATAGAAAATTGGGGAATAGATATTTAA
- a CDS encoding DUF3108 domain-containing protein, whose translation MKNILLIITVIFTIQMSFSQQESAFEDGEWFKFKMSYSGWMKAGNATLTVKDSKLGDKDVYHVVGKGWTTGMIKWFFKVKDRYESYFDKETNMPYKFVRNIDEGGHTKDLEIDFDQQNNKAYVNDKKHNKKSVIDTKPNIQDMVSTFYYLRNNLDTSDLKIGDEVRIDMFFDEENYGFKLKYLGEETISTDFGKIETLKFRPYVMAGRVFKEEESLTLWVSKDKNKLPLRIKADLAVGSLRADLEAFKGLKHPFKIVVNN comes from the coding sequence ATGAAAAACATACTACTTATAATAACAGTAATATTTACCATACAAATGTCTTTTTCGCAGCAAGAATCTGCGTTTGAAGATGGGGAATGGTTTAAATTTAAAATGAGCTATAGCGGCTGGATGAAAGCTGGAAACGCTACACTTACGGTTAAAGATTCTAAATTAGGAGATAAAGATGTATACCATGTTGTTGGCAAAGGCTGGACTACTGGTATGATAAAATGGTTTTTTAAAGTAAAAGATAGATACGAAAGCTATTTTGATAAGGAAACCAATATGCCGTATAAATTTGTTAGAAATATTGATGAAGGGGGACATACCAAAGATTTAGAAATAGATTTTGATCAGCAAAATAACAAGGCCTACGTTAATGACAAGAAGCATAATAAAAAATCTGTAATAGATACGAAACCTAATATTCAAGATATGGTGTCTACATTTTATTACTTGCGAAATAACCTAGATACAAGTGATTTGAAAATTGGAGATGAAGTTCGTATAGATATGTTCTTTGATGAAGAAAATTACGGTTTTAAACTTAAATATTTAGGAGAAGAAACCATTAGTACCGATTTTGGTAAAATTGAAACATTGAAATTTAGACCTTACGTTATGGCAGGTCGTGTTTTTAAAGAAGAAGAAAGTTTAACACTTTGGGTTTCAAAAGATAAAAATAAATTACCTTTACGAATCAAAGCAGATTTAGCAGTTGGCTCATTAAGAGCAGATTTAGAAGCTTTTAAAGGATTAAAACATCCATTCAAAATAGTTGTCAATAATTAA